In Stomatohabitans albus, one genomic interval encodes:
- a CDS encoding type II secretion system F family protein has protein sequence MVTHPTPLTMSDVVMIRAALSTGVGPVIAMIRAASYSTHGTALRVIAARLASGQTLTDVASQFVDADTTGRLLRVLAMADQCGTAAGPVVDEVIHGIRRSARMAASVRAKQAEANVTAAILIALPCVGLTMAILSGEAARTFLMSSWGIGVLAIAIGMMLLAGLWMRYLVRGVQRAARSVDPLVTRNGKQADPSAELTDLLALALGSGVAPEQAFLFVSQLIGEPQASVCLQAARSWHVADDPLEVMPDALSDIGRILIASTAWGAPVVTTLHMHAEDLRMRANEEALEAAEGLSARLVLPTTLLLMPAFMLVMVVPVLVPAITSVIHR, from the coding sequence ATGGTGACGCACCCGACACCGCTCACCATGAGTGATGTCGTGATGATTCGTGCTGCCTTATCGACAGGAGTCGGTCCCGTGATTGCCATGATTCGTGCAGCTTCATACAGCACACACGGCACGGCGCTTCGAGTGATTGCAGCACGCTTGGCAAGTGGTCAAACGCTGACAGACGTTGCAAGCCAGTTTGTTGATGCAGATACGACCGGTCGGTTACTGCGAGTTCTCGCAATGGCCGATCAATGCGGTACCGCGGCTGGCCCTGTTGTGGATGAAGTCATCCACGGTATTCGACGGTCAGCACGAATGGCTGCCAGCGTGCGTGCGAAACAAGCCGAGGCCAACGTAACCGCAGCCATTTTGATTGCACTTCCTTGTGTTGGGTTGACCATGGCCATATTGAGTGGGGAAGCGGCACGCACCTTTCTGATGTCGTCTTGGGGAATTGGTGTGCTCGCCATAGCGATAGGCATGATGCTGTTGGCAGGGCTATGGATGCGCTATCTCGTTCGAGGGGTTCAACGTGCAGCACGTTCTGTCGATCCCCTTGTTACCCGTAATGGTAAACAGGCTGATCCGTCAGCAGAATTAACTGACCTTTTGGCACTCGCTTTAGGTTCTGGCGTGGCCCCTGAGCAAGCGTTCTTGTTTGTAAGCCAACTCATCGGAGAGCCACAAGCATCGGTTTGCCTTCAAGCTGCACGAAGTTGGCATGTAGCTGACGACCCGTTAGAAGTCATGCCAGATGCGTTAAGTGATATCGGGCGCATTTTGATTGCAAGTACTGCTTGGGGTGCCCCGGTGGTTACCACCTTGCACATGCATGCAGAAGATTTGCGGATGCGGGCCAATGAAGAGGCCTTAGAAGCCGCAGAGGGGTTGAGTGCCCGATTGGTACTCCCCACCACATTGCTCCTCATGCCGGCCTTCATGCTCGTCATGGTTGTCCCGGTACTTGTACCGGCTATTACGAGTGTTATTCATCGGTAG
- a CDS encoding CpaF family protein, translating to MVASQPALQERIRRRLTALDIDVRDFGNPGQARAHIARALHEEGVIAAPDRMAELVRDLTDDLLGLGALEQLLREPGVTDVMVNGPHEVWVERDGSMERTSLTFADQDALLRAIRRVIGPSGHRLDTAQPWVDARLADGSRLHAVIAPIAIDGPLITLRRFNAATLSLNDLRMLGAVPEAVYTLLTEAVAARQSIVVCGRTGSGKTTLLQALLGSVDATQRIVLIEDSPEIRAEMPHMVRMQTRRISAEGSGEVTIAGLVRQSLRMRPDRIIVGEVRGVEIVDVLQALITGHEGCMTTVHAASSHQALVRLEGMALLAGVPEQAVCAQLASALDLIVVCARSPQGKRGVVEIGQVVGGQPGMHPHIEPLWERAAW from the coding sequence ATGGTTGCTTCCCAGCCAGCCTTGCAAGAACGTATTCGCCGGCGATTAACTGCCCTAGACATCGACGTTCGTGATTTTGGAAATCCTGGGCAGGCTCGGGCTCATATTGCACGAGCCTTACACGAAGAGGGGGTGATAGCCGCACCTGATCGCATGGCTGAGCTCGTGCGGGATCTGACGGATGATTTGCTTGGCTTAGGTGCCCTTGAACAGTTGTTACGAGAGCCAGGCGTTACTGACGTCATGGTCAACGGACCGCATGAAGTTTGGGTCGAACGCGACGGTTCGATGGAACGCACCAGTCTGACCTTTGCTGATCAAGATGCCCTATTGCGAGCAATCCGGCGCGTGATTGGGCCAAGTGGTCATCGTCTTGATACGGCACAGCCCTGGGTAGATGCACGGTTAGCGGATGGGTCGCGGTTACATGCGGTTATAGCACCAATCGCCATTGACGGGCCACTCATCACATTGCGTCGATTTAATGCGGCCACATTGAGTCTCAATGACCTGCGTATGTTAGGGGCCGTCCCGGAAGCGGTGTACACATTGTTAACGGAGGCGGTTGCTGCTCGTCAATCAATTGTGGTCTGTGGTCGAACCGGTTCAGGGAAAACAACGCTGCTTCAGGCGCTGCTTGGATCTGTTGATGCCACTCAGCGCATCGTACTCATTGAAGACTCGCCGGAGATTCGTGCAGAAATGCCCCATATGGTGCGCATGCAGACCAGGCGTATAAGTGCTGAAGGAAGCGGAGAAGTCACCATTGCTGGACTTGTACGACAAAGCCTACGGATGCGCCCAGACCGCATCATCGTTGGCGAGGTCCGCGGCGTAGAAATTGTTGACGTGCTTCAGGCGTTGATAACCGGCCATGAGGGCTGTATGACGACCGTTCACGCAGCATCAAGTCATCAAGCCCTTGTCCGTCTCGAGGGTATGGCCCTCCTGGCGGGCGTACCTGAACAGGCGGTGTGCGCACAACTTGCGAGTGCACTAGATCTCATAGTCGTTTGTGCACGCAGCCCACAAGGTAAACGTGGTGTGGTTGAAATTGGCCAAGTCGTCGGCGGTCAACCAGGAATGCATCCTCATATCGAACCGCTCTGGGAGCGTGCGGCATGGTGA
- a CDS encoding ABC transporter substrate-binding protein, which produces MHISKTGVLLASIAAVSLTACNAGQTTTPAQSDASSGTQQEATTDGAQDSVTAALVDPPKNLDFTATAGAAIPTLLMNNVYETLVTTDLHGTFNGLLAKEWEISPDGKTYTFKLVDNATFSTGEPFNAQTAKFTLDRLRNNEWANNKDEPMMVMESVEAPDDTTLVVQLSKPSQQFLFLLSTHVGAMMHPDHIDNLEQNAVGTGPYKIGEFVAEQKAVLEARDDARQPVDVKTATFRYISDATTAVNALRSGDVDILWSMQATQQLDSLKADYNVMEGATTNKVLLIFNNAAPPFDKVEARKAVASAIDTDALITASDGRGTPLTAPVATTDPWSLSDGGPVFDLDAARSMASASGLTSFAMKVPTLPYAQSAAELVNAQLSAAGISTTIESAEFPAVWLDEVYKNRNYQATIIAHVEPRDLPGLVRPEYYWGVQDASLVQKLEDADAMIDPDASNTAMQAVVKEIQDQMLVVPLYQLPNTVVTRKSISGVQADQPIPNLNMTTIEVE; this is translated from the coding sequence ATGCACATTTCTAAAACTGGGGTTTTGCTTGCCAGCATTGCAGCCGTGAGTCTTACCGCTTGCAACGCTGGACAGACCACAACACCTGCCCAGTCCGATGCGAGTAGTGGTACTCAACAAGAAGCAACCACAGATGGTGCACAGGACAGCGTAACGGCTGCATTGGTGGACCCACCTAAAAACCTTGACTTTACTGCTACCGCTGGTGCAGCTATTCCAACATTGTTGATGAACAATGTGTACGAAACGCTTGTTACAACAGACTTGCACGGCACGTTTAACGGGTTACTTGCTAAAGAGTGGGAGATCAGCCCAGATGGCAAGACCTATACATTCAAGCTTGTTGATAACGCGACGTTCTCAACAGGAGAACCGTTTAACGCACAGACGGCGAAGTTCACCCTTGACCGGCTCCGCAATAATGAGTGGGCAAACAATAAAGACGAACCAATGATGGTGATGGAGTCTGTTGAAGCTCCTGATGATACGACCCTGGTGGTGCAGTTATCCAAGCCCTCACAACAGTTCCTCTTCCTGCTATCAACCCATGTTGGTGCGATGATGCACCCGGACCATATCGACAATCTTGAGCAGAACGCCGTTGGGACGGGGCCGTACAAGATTGGAGAGTTTGTCGCAGAACAAAAAGCCGTGCTTGAAGCGCGTGATGATGCTCGTCAACCCGTTGATGTAAAGACCGCCACATTCCGATATATCTCGGATGCAACAACGGCAGTAAATGCGCTTCGTAGTGGTGACGTGGACATCTTGTGGTCTATGCAAGCGACCCAGCAATTAGACAGTCTTAAGGCGGACTACAACGTCATGGAAGGGGCCACAACCAATAAGGTCTTGCTGATCTTCAATAATGCAGCTCCACCCTTTGACAAGGTTGAGGCGCGCAAGGCTGTTGCGTCTGCGATTGATACCGATGCGTTGATTACGGCAAGTGATGGGCGTGGAACACCATTAACTGCCCCGGTTGCGACAACAGATCCTTGGTCACTGAGCGATGGTGGCCCTGTATTTGACCTTGATGCTGCTCGATCAATGGCTTCTGCAAGTGGGCTGACGTCCTTTGCGATGAAGGTACCCACGTTGCCCTACGCCCAATCTGCTGCCGAACTGGTGAATGCACAGTTAAGTGCTGCAGGTATCAGCACAACGATTGAAAGTGCCGAGTTTCCTGCCGTATGGCTTGATGAGGTCTACAAGAATCGGAACTATCAGGCCACAATCATCGCCCATGTTGAACCCCGTGACTTGCCCGGCCTCGTTCGTCCCGAGTATTACTGGGGAGTCCAGGATGCATCACTGGTACAGAAACTTGAAGATGCCGATGCAATGATTGACCCCGATGCATCCAATACGGCGATGCAAGCGGTTGTAAAAGAAATCCAAGACCAGATGCTTGTGGTTCCCCTGTATCAGCTCCCTAATACCGTTGTGACCCGCAAGTCCATTTCAGGTGTGCAAGCTGATCAACCTATCCCTAATTTGAATATGACCACTATTGAGGTGGAATAA
- a CDS encoding AIM24 family protein, whose amino-acid sequence MSNESEGSWQPDPDGMNDYRWHDGTAFTQHVANGELVGTAPLGERDPKAPPRNQGSPVQMATNEEAAVVSGNPGTAGNPSFATTDSGHSIVNDHVHQYTGGITGDLLGTGDADAMVREVDVVNGRFLRCFITGTPMVARQGAMVGYQGNVDFDYQSQGMGNLFKKALTGEGVPLMRMSGHGEVYLAQQAQKVHVIHLNNAALSINGSNVLAFSGALHYNIEMIRGGAVAMAAGGLVNTVFKGTGWLAFSTDGDPLVLDATKAPTFADTNALVGWSAGLQATLKSTFKAGALIGRGSGELFQAQFSGQGFVIIQPSEGIYQVTQ is encoded by the coding sequence ATGAGCAACGAATCTGAAGGAAGTTGGCAGCCAGATCCCGATGGAATGAACGATTATCGGTGGCATGACGGTACAGCTTTTACTCAGCACGTAGCGAATGGAGAGCTCGTAGGCACAGCACCTCTAGGTGAACGGGACCCCAAAGCTCCACCACGAAACCAGGGTTCACCAGTACAAATGGCGACCAATGAAGAGGCAGCGGTAGTGTCAGGCAATCCAGGGACGGCTGGAAACCCGTCGTTTGCTACAACTGATAGCGGACACTCAATTGTTAATGACCATGTCCATCAGTACACGGGTGGCATTACCGGCGATTTACTCGGCACCGGTGATGCCGATGCAATGGTACGCGAGGTGGATGTGGTGAACGGACGGTTCCTTCGCTGCTTCATTACTGGAACCCCAATGGTGGCCCGTCAAGGTGCCATGGTTGGCTACCAGGGAAATGTGGACTTTGACTATCAGAGCCAAGGCATGGGAAACCTCTTTAAAAAGGCGTTGACTGGTGAAGGCGTTCCACTAATGCGAATGTCTGGTCACGGGGAGGTATATCTCGCCCAACAAGCCCAAAAGGTGCATGTCATCCATCTCAACAATGCGGCACTCAGTATCAATGGATCTAACGTGCTGGCCTTTTCTGGGGCGCTTCACTACAACATCGAGATGATTCGTGGTGGGGCGGTTGCCATGGCTGCGGGAGGCCTTGTTAATACGGTGTTTAAAGGAACTGGCTGGCTTGCCTTTTCAACTGATGGTGACCCGTTAGTGCTTGATGCAACTAAAGCCCCCACCTTTGCTGATACCAATGCCCTTGTTGGGTGGTCAGCAGGCTTACAAGCAACACTCAAATCAACCTTTAAGGCTGGTGCGCTAATCGGGCGCGGCTCAGGGGAACTATTCCAAGCCCAATTCAGCGGCCAAGGGTTTGTCATTATTCAACCGAGTGAGGGTATCTACCAGGTCACCCAATAG
- a CDS encoding ABC transporter permease, whose translation MLRNLLRTIISLALTSVVVFVLLRILPGDPAQVRLGVHATPESLAALRAELGTDQPLLVQYQQWMVGLFHGDLGNSLVTGDKLTPIIADRLAVSIILVCFAVAISLVVAVIVGTLSALYPDTWFGRTITALSRFGVSFPGFVVALGIVTVFALNLKWLPASGWTVPSADPADFLRRILLPSMALASVPTAVLIRHVRAAMLDIGDADFIRAAMASGKTRARAFIQHGLPNAFITISTVAALVFVDLIVGAVVIEQVFDIPGIGTYLIKAVANRDLFAVQGAIICVTAIIVVTNTVVDTVAQHLDTRLLDSGDQVL comes from the coding sequence TTGTTACGTAATCTCTTGCGAACAATCATCTCGCTCGCCTTGACGAGTGTGGTGGTGTTTGTACTCCTACGCATCCTCCCAGGCGATCCTGCTCAGGTTCGCCTCGGGGTTCATGCCACCCCTGAATCATTAGCGGCGCTGAGAGCTGAGCTCGGAACTGACCAACCCCTACTTGTTCAGTATCAACAATGGATGGTTGGTCTATTCCACGGTGATCTTGGAAACAGCCTCGTCACGGGAGACAAACTGACCCCAATCATTGCTGATCGTCTCGCAGTGTCGATTATTTTGGTGTGTTTTGCGGTGGCTATTTCCCTTGTTGTCGCAGTCATTGTTGGGACCTTGAGTGCCCTGTACCCAGATACATGGTTTGGGCGTACCATCACTGCACTTTCAAGGTTTGGGGTGAGTTTCCCCGGTTTTGTCGTCGCATTAGGGATCGTGACCGTATTTGCGTTAAACCTAAAATGGTTACCGGCAAGCGGTTGGACGGTGCCGTCTGCAGACCCGGCGGACTTCCTGCGCCGCATTCTGTTACCAAGCATGGCCCTAGCCAGCGTTCCCACCGCAGTGCTGATTCGGCACGTACGGGCCGCCATGCTGGATATCGGTGATGCAGATTTTATTCGGGCGGCAATGGCCTCAGGAAAAACACGCGCACGGGCGTTTATCCAACATGGGCTCCCTAATGCATTCATCACGATTTCTACCGTGGCGGCACTGGTATTTGTTGACCTCATCGTTGGGGCTGTGGTCATTGAGCAAGTCTTTGACATACCAGGTATCGGAACCTATCTCATTAAAGCGGTGGCAAACCGTGATCTCTTTGCTGTCCAAGGGGCCATTATCTGTGTTACCGCAATCATTGTGGTGACGAACACGGTGGTGGACACGGTTGCACAGCACCTCGATACCCGCCTCCTTGACTCGGGAGATCAGGTGCTATGA
- a CDS encoding ABC transporter permease: MTKLHLRPNALTLGGLILAIVVAFGLIGVVFHPDVPVDVNNRLVGPTPAHIFGTDRFGRDIAIQLLIGAKTAMSVAVTSLAIAGVTGTILGVLAAISKSRVKLVIEPVTDVLLALPTLLLAVVLGAAFTPSTVTATLAIGIAGIPGFIRVAQATTAQVRHKPFVEAAVLSHVSRPRIIIRHILPNIAGPIAVQASVMMGLAILAEASLSYLGLGTPAPTPSWGRMLADAQQYLPTHPIYALWPGLAIGISAYGANLFGDGLRDWLDPRHD, translated from the coding sequence ATGACCAAGTTGCATCTCCGTCCGAATGCGCTCACGCTGGGCGGTCTCATACTGGCGATCGTTGTCGCGTTCGGGCTCATCGGTGTTGTCTTTCACCCAGATGTTCCAGTCGATGTGAATAACCGTCTCGTCGGACCAACCCCCGCCCACATCTTTGGTACGGATCGTTTTGGGCGGGATATTGCGATCCAGCTCCTGATCGGAGCTAAAACGGCGATGAGTGTTGCCGTAACGAGCTTGGCGATTGCGGGGGTTACTGGCACGATACTCGGTGTGCTCGCAGCTATTTCAAAAAGCCGCGTAAAGCTCGTGATTGAGCCGGTCACTGATGTGCTCCTCGCCTTACCTACCCTTCTCCTTGCCGTTGTGCTCGGGGCAGCGTTTACCCCGTCAACAGTGACGGCAACGCTAGCGATCGGTATTGCAGGTATTCCCGGTTTTATCCGGGTTGCACAAGCGACAACGGCACAAGTCCGCCATAAGCCTTTTGTGGAGGCTGCGGTGTTATCTCATGTGTCTCGCCCTCGAATTATTATCCGCCACATCCTGCCAAATATTGCGGGTCCGATTGCCGTGCAGGCTTCAGTCATGATGGGGCTGGCTATTTTGGCAGAAGCATCCCTCAGTTATCTTGGCCTTGGCACGCCTGCACCGACACCCTCATGGGGTCGCATGCTGGCTGATGCGCAACAGTATTTGCCAACTCACCCCATCTATGCACTGTGGCCGGGCCTTGCCATTGGTATCAGTGCGTATGGGGCGAACCTCTTTGGTGATGGGTTACGTGATTGGTTGGATCCGCGCCATGACTAA